In Theileria parva strain Muguga chromosome 4 map unlocalized ctg_529, whole genome shotgun sequence, one DNA window encodes the following:
- the RRN3 gene encoding RNA polymerase I specific transcription initiation factor RRN3 family protein, whose product MKKLMGFNFPGDFNLNSNLRLDSNPQIITDLNDLVMSSPLDNDNLLLFVELLVNRFDWINANLEEIDKCKNAVLDLISIDGTCVDWLVKRLITYFKSVNKEHLKVDLCSREFDSVTELKKFVRTILTTSPDDQELTGDNFNFMYELIGYHSSVDLKKKVISIFPSTHKNPSFKGLRCFFYRDQTGTVDFFSYARCCDNVKTRGQILREHLCDLIIEICKLSPSILGTIADTLDLCYPHHNVQIEHHISFTKAILYLSKYLPSIRILLYRILINKLTVIDSEIRLADPVVDVEKVENLRSEKINQLATELLSGQSDTTQYKSDGANWFRDVYDKLRTEEDCDDMSQKLDFLMALVFEDLHLLLNRCNKYNSATMNNASITGSKITKNTLQHIQLDNHTSKDTHSKFPLELSTQPGTSTSQTTSVNMKDTSENMKDTSENMTKNSSDELEEMYTPKSRKELRVLSSETCYVNSDSSFSDTTADTLTLNSSSHSTVTSHTLHTLNTVDTVGVDTANTVDTVNTVDTVNTVDTVDKDLREDSEELHKMVRELFEVFEEVILQAYKCKYVQFIYFYVTSFDVKFLKMFLQRLFTIVYDNAQHVIKRRTAASYISSLICRANFVPHHFIISTLTHFFTLLSPFNQFIHNCHIANSTIVKSTIVKGNSHSVKSNSRGNSRGISWVNTVKSNSGVNSKTIGVHLNAVGVTKKLSLFYSILQDILYIICYHTGVVSGSETCVSFIQNTETGLMAYLTSYLDPLSYCKTSVISQAIKSTSHFSNLACLNEFLRSKNYLLDTKESEHFKWSFYSPIDSFFPFDPYLLHHSRFYIRDKYISQPHTPESPDLNTHTVKPSELVDEVVDAIKSDKKMVEDDLKRVSKCLDDSLGFSSISRSLKAKLDTLRNFNSDTQIEADYDFWNYEHTIQQLEYNTQDQDERMEDLGLGMEDRKHGLLELLTSSSAYKSAITNSKKAKLCQTH is encoded by the exons ATGAAGAAGTTAATGGGCTTTAATTTCCCAGGGGATTTCAACCTCAACTCAAACTTACGTCTAGATTCCAATCCACAAATCATCAC aGATTTGAACGATTTGGTAATGTCGAGTCCGTTggataatgataatttattattgtttgTGGAGTTGTTGGTGAATAGATTTGACTGGATAAATGCAAATTTGGAGGAGATTGacaagtgtaaaaatgcGGTTTTGGACCTCATTTCCATTGATGGAACTTGCGTTGACTGGCTTGTAAAACGGCtaattacatattttaaatctgTTAATAAGGAGCATTTGAAGGTGGATTTATGTTCCCGTGAGTTTGACAGTGTTACGGAGCTTAAAAAATTCGTCAGAACGATTTTAACCACGTCTCCAGACGATCAGGAACTCACTGgagataattttaacttcatGTACGAACTCATTGGATATCACTCCAGCGTCGATTTGAAGAAAAAAGTAATCTCAATATTCCCCTCGACACATAAAAATCCGTCGTTTAAAGGTCTGAGGTGTTTCTTTTACAGGGACCAGACTGGCACTGTGGACTTCTTCAGCTACGCTCGCTGTTGTGATAATGTCAAAACGAGGGGTCAAATACTGAGGGAACATTTGTGTGACTTGATAATTGAAATTTGCAAGTTAAGTCCGAGCATTCTGGGAACAATTGCGGATACGCTGGACCTGTGTTACCCGCATCATAATGTGCAAATTGAACATCATATCTCATTTACCAAGGCTATTTTATACCTATCAAAGTATCTACCAAGTATACGAATTCTCTTGTATAGGATATTAATTAACAAGTTAACAGTGATTGACTCGGAAATTAGACTTGCAGATCCCGTAGTCGACGTGGAAAAAGTTGAAAACTTAAGGTCTGAAAAGATTAATCAGCTGGCCACAGAGTTACTCAGTGGGCAGTCTGACACAACTCAGTACAAATCTGACGGAGCTAATTGGTTTCGAGATGTCTACGATAAACTCAGGACTGAGGAGGACTGCGACGACATGTCACAGAAGCTGGATTTCCTCATGGCGCTGGTGTTTGAGGATCTTCACTTACTACTGAACAGGTGCAACAAGTATAACTCAGCCACTATGAACAACGCCAGTATAACTGGTAGTAAAATCACTAAAAATACCTTACAGCACATACAATTGGATAATCACACAAGTAAAGACACGCACTCCAAATTCCCACTAGAACTCAGCACTCAACCCGGGACATCAACATCCCAAACCACAA GCGTAAATATGAAGGACACGTCTGAAAATATGAAGGACACGTCTGAAAATATGACCAAGAATAGCTCCGATGAATTGGAGGAAATGTATACACCGAAGAGTAGGAAGGAGCTGAGGGTACTGTCAAGTGAGACATGCTATGTCAACAGTGACTCTAGCTTCTCTGATACCACCGCCGATACTCTCACTCTCAACTCATCTTCACATTCAACTGTCACATCACACACTTTACACACTCTTAACACTGTTGATACTGTAGGAGTTGACACAGCAAACACAGTAGACACAGTAAACACAGTGGATACAGTAAACACAGTGGATACAGTGGATAAAGATCTACGGGAAGATAGTGAGGAGTTGCATAAGATGGTTCGAGAGTTATTTGAGGTGTTTGAGGAGGTGATATTACAGGCGTACAAGTGTAAGTATGTGCAGTTTATATACTTTTACGTCACATCGTTTGACGttaaatttttgaaaatgttCCTACAGCGGCTGTTTACTATCGTCTATGACAACGCACAACACGTAATTAAACGCAGAACCGCCGCATCTTACATCTCTTCACTCATCTGCAGAGCCAACTTCGTTCCACACCACTTTATCATCTCCACACTGacacatttttttactCTCCTCTCACCTTTCAATCAGTTCATACACAACTGTCATATCGCCAATAGTACTATTGTCAAGAGCACTATTGTCAAGGGTAATAGTCACAGTGTCAAGAGTAATAGTAGGGGTAACAGTAGGGGTATCTCCTGGGTTAACACTGTAAAGAGTAACTCCGGTGTTAACAGTAAAACAATTGGTGTACATCTGAATGCTGTTGGAGTAACGAAGAAGTTGAGTTTATTTTACTCGATATTGCAGGACATATTGTACATAATATGTTATCACACGGGTGTGGTATCGGGTTCTGAGACGTGCGTCTCATTTATTCAGAACACAGAAACGGGCCTTATGGCGTACCTAACTTCATATCTAGACCCGCTATCATACTGTAAAACGTCCGTAATCTCCCAGGCCATTAAATCAACCTCTCACTTTTCTAACTTAGCGTGTCTGAATGAATTCCTTAGGAGTAAGAATTATCTATTGGATACGAAGGAGTCGGAGCATTTTAAGTGGTCTTTTTACAGTCCCATAGACTCTTTTTTCCCATTTGATCCTTATCTACTACATCATTCCAGGTTCTACATTAGGGATAAATATATCTCACAGCCACACACTCCTGAGTCACCGGACCTCAATACACACACTGTTAAACCGAGTGAACTGGTAGACGAAGTAGTAGACGCGATAAAAAGTGATAAGAAAATGGTGGAAGATGATTTGAAACGTGTGTCTAAGTGTCTAGATGATTCACTTGGGTTTTCTTCAATTTCAAGATCACTCAAGGCGAAACTTGATACGCTTAGGAATTTTAACTCCGACACTCAAATCGAAGCCGATTACGATTTCTGGAATTACGAACATACCATTCAACAACTCGAATACAACACACAAGATCAG GATGAGAGAATGGAGGATTTGGGTTTGGGGATGGAGGACAGGAAGCACGGGTTATTGGAGTTGTTAACTTCGTCAAGTGCTTACAAATCCGCAATCACAAACTCCAAAAAAGCTAAACTGTGTCAAACACATTGA